A single window of Chloracidobacterium thermophilum B DNA harbors:
- a CDS encoding TolC family protein, with amino-acid sequence MNIPRYCTWVGLAFILAALMTSLVRAQDEFPVSSPASDEPGRPAIAGIVRTAAQTPTASTTTSDQDLIEQARRQIAIEPRVGVVPGLSRPLALREAILMALRANPDVEIQRIAVQQAAFDVNRTKGFYDVVLTNQFAYSALRNPAVNPFAGADENGAVEIRAAQNTFAFTKPLMTGGRVGAEFTVARQDTTNIFAGVNPLFSSQLTFTFTQPLFRNFRTDESRRQIELAKKRLTLSDSQFRQRVIDIVAQVQSAYWDLVFARREVEIRAEAVALARIQLEQNRRFVEAGTAAPVEIVSVEAQLEQRQEEFLLALENLTRVENALKSLILDQRQAPLWQEAIVPTEQVNLEPVNISLDEAVRAALARRPEMEQFDIQKTANEIDIRFFRDQLRPQLDFVGSYSLQGLAGTPLPITTNPFAGGFNTAVLERLNLLSAQAGLGPVVIPPPTNQTPGVFIGGFGRNLSNLFTKNFYGVRVGVNLSFTLNNRTTQGALGRALAQDRLIAAQRQRFETQVETEVRNALQSVQTALRRVQAARASRVAAEAQYASEMRRYQVGESTNFLVLDRQNALSAARGREVRALTDYNKAVVALQRAMSTTLDANSLTVKPADGSRPADVHPDVEPTP; translated from the coding sequence ATGAACATTCCTCGTTACTGCACATGGGTCGGGCTGGCATTCATTCTGGCAGCTCTGATGACATCCCTGGTACGCGCCCAGGACGAGTTTCCGGTTTCCAGTCCTGCTTCCGACGAACCGGGCCGCCCGGCCATCGCTGGGATTGTGCGGACGGCAGCCCAGACGCCGACAGCCTCCACAACGACTTCCGATCAGGACCTCATCGAGCAGGCACGTCGCCAGATCGCCATCGAGCCACGGGTGGGGGTTGTGCCGGGGTTGAGCCGCCCGCTGGCGCTGCGCGAGGCCATTCTTATGGCGTTGCGGGCCAATCCAGACGTGGAAATTCAGCGGATTGCCGTACAGCAGGCGGCATTTGATGTCAACCGCACCAAGGGGTTTTACGACGTGGTGCTGACAAACCAGTTTGCCTACTCGGCGCTCCGCAATCCGGCCGTCAATCCCTTTGCCGGAGCCGATGAAAACGGAGCCGTCGAGATTCGCGCGGCACAAAACACCTTTGCCTTCACCAAGCCGCTGATGACCGGCGGGCGCGTCGGGGCCGAGTTCACCGTGGCGCGGCAGGACACAACCAACATCTTTGCCGGGGTCAATCCGCTGTTCAGTTCCCAGTTGACCTTCACCTTCACGCAGCCGCTGTTTCGCAACTTTCGGACGGATGAATCCCGCCGCCAGATTGAACTGGCCAAAAAGCGTCTGACGCTGTCGGATTCGCAGTTCCGGCAGCGCGTCATAGACATCGTGGCGCAGGTGCAGTCGGCGTACTGGGATTTGGTCTTTGCCCGCCGCGAAGTCGAAATCCGCGCCGAAGCTGTGGCGCTGGCACGCATCCAGCTTGAACAGAACCGGCGCTTCGTCGAGGCCGGTACGGCGGCTCCAGTGGAGATCGTATCGGTCGAAGCCCAGCTCGAACAGCGCCAGGAAGAGTTCCTGCTGGCGCTGGAAAATCTGACGCGCGTGGAAAATGCCCTCAAGTCCCTCATCCTGGACCAGCGCCAGGCGCCCCTGTGGCAGGAAGCCATTGTGCCCACTGAACAGGTCAACCTCGAACCGGTCAACATTTCGCTTGATGAAGCCGTGCGAGCCGCGCTCGCCAGGCGGCCGGAAATGGAGCAGTTCGACATTCAGAAGACGGCCAACGAGATTGACATCCGGTTTTTCCGCGACCAGCTCCGTCCGCAGTTGGATTTCGTCGGTTCCTACAGCTTGCAGGGGCTGGCCGGGACGCCGCTCCCCATCACGACCAATCCTTTTGCCGGTGGTTTCAATACGGCCGTGCTGGAAAGGTTGAACCTCCTTTCGGCACAGGCTGGACTGGGGCCGGTCGTGATTCCGCCGCCGACCAACCAGACACCGGGCGTGTTCATCGGCGGGTTTGGGCGCAATCTCAGCAATCTGTTCACCAAGAACTTTTATGGCGTGCGGGTTGGCGTCAACCTGAGCTTCACGCTCAACAACCGTACGACCCAGGGCGCACTCGGCCGGGCGTTGGCTCAGGACCGGCTCATTGCCGCCCAGCGCCAGCGTTTTGAAACCCAGGTGGAAACGGAAGTGCGTAACGCGCTTCAGTCCGTGCAGACGGCGTTGCGGCGGGTGCAGGCGGCGCGGGCCTCACGGGTGGCAGCCGAGGCGCAGTACGCCAGCGAAATGCGCCGCTATCAGGTGGGTGAGTCCACGAACTTCCTCGTGCTTGACCGGCAAAATGCCCTGTCTGCGGCGCGGGGACGGGAAGTGCGCGCCCTGACGGACTACAACAAGGCGGTCGTAGCCCTTCAGCGGGCGATGTCCACCACGCTGGATGCCAACAGTCTGACGGTCAAGCCGGCGGATGGGTCACGTCCGGCGGATGTACATCCCGATGTCGAGCCAACACCCTGA
- a CDS encoding MFS transporter: MNTMRGWLQRPFLRQWAADWSPLRRRAFRLYFGGQAVSLLGTWMQITAQSWVVWELSHSMQSQGVVALLGSLPLILLAPWAGAAADRFDRRKLLILAQVAAMLLAFALALLVQTGWIRLWHVYGLSFLLGVVAAVEMPAQQAFIGDLVGMSEVRKALALNGIIVQLGRTVGPTLAGWAIAHIGVAEAFWVNGVSFLAVIASLLAIRSVTTERASQTGISRGGFGEAVRYLRSQPRLLDLLAFTMLAAFFVLSNLTIYPALATVVLRGDSRTLGWLLGASGVGALIGSVLVTHLSRAIPRVGAALVGCTVWAGVMVVCNSWSRTLPAAVSCIVATGLAVPFIFTTANGLTQMLAPVQMRGRLLSILLMAGFGLQPVVAIGIGWIGDRFGPSQALLINGLCLIGGGLLMMGRPGLLGWQVGVATTGESTPPGVAPAQPA; the protein is encoded by the coding sequence ATGAACACCATGCGTGGTTGGCTTCAGCGCCCGTTTCTGCGCCAGTGGGCGGCCGACTGGTCGCCGCTGCGGAGACGTGCCTTCCGTCTCTACTTTGGTGGACAGGCGGTGTCGTTGCTCGGCACCTGGATGCAGATCACGGCACAGTCGTGGGTGGTATGGGAACTAAGTCACTCGATGCAGTCCCAAGGCGTTGTGGCGCTGCTCGGTTCCTTGCCGCTGATATTGTTGGCGCCGTGGGCCGGCGCAGCGGCTGACCGTTTCGACCGCCGGAAACTGCTCATTCTGGCGCAGGTGGCCGCGATGCTGCTGGCCTTTGCGCTCGCCCTGCTGGTGCAAACGGGGTGGATTCGGCTCTGGCACGTCTATGGACTGTCGTTTCTGCTTGGCGTCGTCGCGGCGGTTGAAATGCCGGCCCAACAGGCTTTCATCGGCGATCTGGTCGGGATGTCCGAAGTTCGCAAGGCGTTGGCGCTCAACGGCATTATCGTCCAGCTTGGACGGACGGTGGGACCAACGCTTGCCGGCTGGGCGATTGCCCACATCGGCGTGGCCGAAGCCTTCTGGGTCAATGGGGTGAGTTTTCTCGCGGTTATTGCCAGCCTGCTGGCCATCCGCAGCGTCACCACGGAGCGGGCTTCCCAGACCGGCATCAGTCGGGGTGGCTTTGGTGAGGCCGTCCGGTATCTGCGCTCCCAACCGCGCCTGCTCGACCTGCTGGCCTTCACCATGCTGGCCGCCTTTTTCGTCCTGTCGAACCTGACGATTTACCCTGCGCTGGCCACAGTTGTTCTCCGTGGGGATTCCCGCACCTTGGGCTGGCTGCTGGGGGCTTCGGGGGTAGGGGCGCTCATCGGTTCAGTACTGGTGACGCACCTGAGCCGGGCCATTCCACGGGTGGGGGCGGCGCTGGTTGGGTGTACGGTGTGGGCCGGCGTCATGGTGGTGTGCAATTCCTGGAGTCGTACGCTCCCGGCGGCGGTTTCGTGTATTGTGGCGACAGGGCTGGCCGTTCCCTTCATTTTCACGACGGCCAACGGATTGACGCAGATGCTCGCTCCAGTGCAGATGCGCGGGCGGCTGTTGAGCATCCTGCTGATGGCCGGCTTCGGTCTGCAACCGGTTGTAGCCATTGGCATTGGTTGGATTGGCGACCGGTTTGGCCCGTCACAGGCTCTGCTCATCAACGGTCTGTGCCTGATTGGCGGCGGACTGCTGATGATGGGGCGTCCCGGACTTCTGGGTTGGCAGGTTGGCGTGGCGACGACGGGGGAATCTACACCGCCGGGCGTGGCACCGGCTCAACCGGCATAA